From the genome of Leptolyngbya iicbica LK, one region includes:
- the mreD gene encoding rod shape-determining protein MreD: protein MTTSRPVSLAQRRRYRWINIGVVIGSALVCTLLLPMRLPGMVLLGVGPSWLLVWLVAWSVQRTGVEGAIAGFILGLVHDGLTGYFPTHTLGLTLVGFLTARIQKQRFIQEDFISVAIIVFGMTVIAQTVMALQITAHQLVISSSPYPGVPAIWLQHQRIALSSAILSSLWAPAIYYPLSRWWAHYEQIMSPPSS from the coding sequence ATGACCACCAGTCGCCCCGTGAGTTTGGCCCAGCGTCGTCGTTATCGCTGGATCAATATTGGTGTTGTCATTGGCTCAGCCCTCGTCTGTACTTTGCTGTTGCCCATGCGGTTACCAGGGATGGTGCTGCTCGGGGTAGGGCCCAGTTGGTTGCTGGTGTGGTTGGTCGCTTGGAGTGTGCAACGCACTGGTGTCGAAGGGGCGATCGCGGGCTTCATTTTGGGACTTGTGCATGACGGTCTGACGGGATATTTTCCCACCCATACTTTGGGGCTAACCCTGGTGGGTTTTCTAACGGCGCGCATCCAAAAGCAACGCTTCATTCAGGAAGACTTTATTTCTGTCGCGATTATTGTCTTTGGCATGACCGTCATTGCCCAGACCGTGATGGCGCTACAAATCACGGCTCATCAGCTCGTGATCAGCAGCTCTCCCTATCCGGGTGTGCCTGCCATTTGGCTACAGCATCAGCGCATTGCGCTGAGTTCCGCTATTTTGAGTAGCCTGTGGGCGCCAGCGATTTACTATCCCCTGAGTCGCTGGTGGGCGCATTACGAGCAGATCATGTCGCCGCCGAGTAGCTAG
- the mreC gene encoding rod shape-determining protein MreC has translation MFALRRWWNQYALKTGLVVLVIVAALGMRDSGGAVIYEMYRWVTRPFHPGPSREAMLQSSYAQELQQRLVELESQNRSLRQIVEGESSLPAEGVSAAVIGRSAGDWWQQIIISRGEQDGITLDDVVTGPGGLVGRVIAVSPNSSRVLLVSDPTSRVGARISRSRATGYIQGTMGQQVVLEFFDKDPDVKVGDVVTTSAYSKLFPQDIPIGRVVALDLAKSPAPEVTVELTAPLSIVEWVEVIPFAPKDITIPEARDTLQEVIPNRQEENEAEGDRTP, from the coding sequence ATGTTTGCCCTGCGGCGCTGGTGGAATCAATATGCCCTCAAGACCGGATTAGTGGTCTTGGTGATTGTCGCGGCGTTAGGGATGCGTGACAGCGGTGGTGCTGTGATCTATGAAATGTATCGCTGGGTCACGCGCCCCTTTCATCCCGGGCCATCTCGTGAGGCCATGTTGCAATCGAGTTATGCGCAAGAATTGCAGCAGCGCTTGGTAGAACTCGAAAGTCAAAATCGATCGCTCCGACAAATTGTCGAAGGTGAAAGCTCACTGCCTGCTGAGGGCGTCTCTGCTGCTGTCATTGGCCGCAGTGCGGGTGATTGGTGGCAGCAAATCATCATCAGCCGTGGTGAACAAGATGGGATTACGCTTGATGACGTGGTGACAGGGCCGGGTGGCCTCGTGGGCCGCGTGATTGCGGTCTCGCCGAATAGTAGTCGGGTGTTGTTGGTCAGTGATCCCACCAGTCGGGTGGGCGCACGGATTAGTCGCAGTCGCGCCACTGGCTACATTCAGGGCACGATGGGACAACAGGTCGTATTGGAATTTTTTGACAAAGATCCCGATGTCAAGGTGGGAGATGTGGTCACCACGTCTGCTTACAGCAAGCTGTTCCCCCAAGACATTCCGATTGGGCGGGTAGTGGCACTCGATTTAGCCAAAAGCCCAGCTCCCGAAGTGACGGTGGAACTCACCGCGCCGTTGAGTATTGTCGAATGGGTCGAGGTCATTCCCTTTGCCCCGAAAGACATTACGATTCCAGAGGCGCGAGATACCCTGCAAGAGGTGATTCCTAATCGGCAAGAGGAAAATGAGGCGGAGGGCGATCGCACGCCATGA
- a CDS encoding rod shape-determining protein, with amino-acid sequence MGIDLGTANTLVYVSGKGVVLQEPSVVAIDQVEKKPLAVGEEAKRMLGRTPGNVAALRPLRDGVIADFDTAELMLKHFIRQVHEGRTLVSPRIVIGIPSGVTGVERRAVMDAAQQAGARTVYLIDEPVAAAIGAGLPVAEPTGNLVIDIGGGTTEVAVLSLQGTVLSESVRVAGDELSDSITQYLKKVHNLVVGERTAEEIKIKIGSAYPSADDNELIMDVRGLHLLSGLPRTVTVKAGEIRESMAEPLAVIVEAVKRTLERTPPELAADIIDRGIMLAGGGALLQGLDTLLSHETGIVVHVAADPLSCVVLGTGRVLENFSQMGRVFSGSSGI; translated from the coding sequence ATGGGTATTGATCTGGGCACCGCGAATACGCTGGTGTATGTTTCGGGCAAAGGAGTGGTTCTACAAGAGCCCTCGGTGGTTGCCATTGACCAGGTAGAAAAGAAACCTTTAGCCGTGGGCGAAGAAGCTAAGCGCATGCTCGGGCGTACCCCTGGCAACGTGGCAGCACTCCGGCCTCTGCGGGATGGGGTAATTGCTGACTTTGATACTGCCGAATTAATGCTGAAGCATTTCATCCGGCAGGTGCATGAGGGCCGCACCCTCGTCTCGCCGCGCATCGTTATTGGCATTCCCAGTGGGGTAACTGGCGTTGAGCGTCGCGCGGTAATGGATGCCGCACAACAGGCCGGGGCGCGCACGGTTTATTTGATTGATGAACCTGTGGCGGCTGCGATCGGCGCTGGCTTGCCGGTGGCCGAACCGACAGGCAACCTGGTCATTGACATTGGCGGCGGCACCACCGAAGTCGCAGTCTTGAGCTTGCAAGGCACTGTACTCAGTGAGTCTGTGCGAGTCGCGGGCGATGAACTCAGTGATTCCATCACGCAATATCTCAAAAAAGTCCACAACTTGGTGGTGGGTGAGCGCACCGCTGAAGAAATCAAAATCAAGATCGGCTCAGCCTATCCCAGTGCTGATGACAATGAGCTCATCATGGATGTGCGAGGACTCCACTTGTTATCTGGTTTGCCCCGCACTGTCACCGTCAAAGCGGGTGAGATTCGCGAGAGCATGGCTGAGCCCTTAGCTGTGATCGTCGAAGCTGTGAAGCGGACGCTGGAACGCACGCCGCCCGAACTGGCCGCCGATATTATCGATCGCGGCATCATGTTGGCCGGTGGTGGAGCGCTGTTACAGGGACTGGATACTTTGCTCAGCCATGAGACGGGCATTGTCGTTCATGTGGCGGCCGATCCATTGAGCTGTGTTGTTCTGGGCACTGGACGAGTGCTCGAAAACTTCAGTCAGATGGGTCGAGTCTTCAGCGGTAGTTCCGGTATTTAA